ACAAACTGGTCAATATGTCTCTGTAACCTGTCAGTATCCCCacacaaactggtcaatatctctctgtaacctgttAGTATCTCCCTtacaaactggtcaatatctctctgtaacctgtcaGTATCCCCacacaaactggtcaatatctctctgtaaactgtcgGTATCCGTCTCACTAACtgcctttctatttttgtgttgtgtGCAAATTTAGCGAGTTCACTTGCTTCCTCCAAgacattaatatattttgtaaacatTTGCGATCCCAGCAGTACATCTCCACTTACTGTTTCCTGTAGATTCTCTCTCTACACCAATACACTTCCTCAACACCACAGGCTCTTATCTACAACTTAACTTATTGTGAGGCACATGGTTAAACAttttctggaaatccaggtacaaATCCAATCCAAAAATTTCCAATAAATTTgttagacacacacactctttttctctctctctctctgagacacacacacactctctgtctcagtgatacacacacGCATACTATCTcagtgagagacacacacattctcagtgatacacacacacacattctctctctcagtgatagacacacacacactatctcagtgagatacacacacattctctctctctcagtgagagacacacacattctcagtgatacacacacacacacattctctctctcagtgaGAGACACACATACTctgtcagtgatacacacattctctcagtgagagacacacacattctcagtgatacacactcacacacacactatctcaGTAAGAGACGCACACAAATTCTTTCTGTGAGAGACACACATACTCTCTATCTCAGTGATACACACACTCTAtctcagtgatacacacacacattctctctctctgagacacacacacactatctcagtgagacacacacacactatctcagtgagagacacacacattctctctctctcagtgatagacacacacacacactatctcagtgagacacacactatctcagtgagagacacacattctctctctctcagtgatagacacacacacattctctctctctctcagtgagagacacacatactctctatctcagtgatacacacactctctatctcagtgatacacacacattctctctctctcagtgagacgcacactatctcagtgagagacacacattctctctctctcagtgatagacacacacacacactatctcagtgagacacacacacactatctcaacacacacgcactctcagtgatacacactcacacactctatCTCAATGAgagacacacacattctctctctctctctcagtaagaGACACACACGGACTCTCAgtgatacacatacacacatcctctctctctcagtgagagacacacacactctctatctcagtgagagacacacacgcactctcagtgatacacacacacacactctatctcagtgagagagacacacactatCTTAGTgagacacacacattctctctctctcagtaagagacacacacgcactctcagtgatacacacatacacactctctatCTCAGTGAGAGACACGcacacattctctttctctcagtGAGAGACACACATACTctgtcagtgatacacacactctctatctCAGCGagagattctctctctctctctctctctctctctctctctctctctctctctcacactctcacacacactcacacacacacacacaggatgttgatagtgggtgactcagtgatggtgacaccaatGAATGtcctggggcagtggttagaatATTAAAATGACCAATTCACGGCATGTGAATGTCTCTgtctaggccagaatttattgtcaagGTTGGGTGGGGAAgctaagattcaaccacattgctgtgggtctggagtcacatgtaggcctggtCAGGTTAGGTTGGCAGTTCCCATCCCTGCAATGCATTAGTAAAGCAGCTCAGCTTTTCCACCGATGACCAGCAGTGTTTTTGTAGGCAATAGTCATTGTTAACACAAGACTtttcaaaactgaattcaaattccaccatgggcCATGGTTAGGGATAGGAATGGGGTTAGGGATAGGAATGGGATCAGGGTTAGGAATGGAATGGGGTTAGGGATAGGAATGGGATCAGGGttaggaatggggtcagggataGGAATGGGGTCAGGGTTAGGAATGGGATCAGGGttaggaatggggtcagggataGGAATGGGGTCAGGGTTAGGAATGGGATCAGGGttaggaatggggtcagggataggaatggggtcagggataggaatggggtcagggataggaatggggtcagggataGGAATGGGGTCAGGGTTAGGAATGGGATCAGGGttaggaatggggtcagggataGGAATGGGGTCAGGGTTAGGAATGGGATCAGGGttaggaatggggtcagggataGGAATGGGGTCAGGGTTAGGAATGGGATCAGGGttaggaatggggtcagggataGGAATGGGGTCAGGGTTAGGAATGGGATCAGGGttaggaatggggtcagggataGGAATGGGGTCAGGGTTAGGAATGGGATCAGGGttaggaatggggtcagggataGGAATGGGGTCAGGGTTAGGAATGggatcatgtgtgtgtgtgtgtgtgtgtgtgtgtgtgtgtctgtctgtgtgtctgtctgtgtgtctgtctgtctgtctgtctgtctgtctgtctgtctgtaagCGCGAAATCCAAGTTAACGTTTAAGGTGACCCGGCCTGTTGACTCAGGCTAAGGAAGTGAAGGTGAAATGTTTGCTCAGTCTCTGTGATTGGGTCTGGGGGACATGGGTTGGGTGTTAGCGGGAGTCGGGTGTAAGGGTGATAGTGGaaacattggggggggggggggggtgggcgtCGAGTCCCTTGGGTGGGGGTGACCCACCGGGAAAGCCTGAGTGAGGTCGCGACTCTGGATCAGGCCCTGAAACCCTAAACCCGCTGAACCCTGCTGCATTCCTTCTCTGAAGCCCACCCTCTGGATTTCCCCCCCTTCTCGCAGGTGCCCTGGGATCGGTGGAGGTGTCCATGCCCGAACACGTGGATGCTGAGGTGGGTCACCCCGTCAGGATCCCCTGCAGCCACACCATCTCTGGGACCAGCTCGGAGATCATGGTGGAGTGGTTCATCGTGAGTGTTCCAGCGCGGTGGGGCAAGGGGGAGCATTGCGGGATATGTGAGAGCGACTGTCACGTGGTGTTTGGGTGGGGTGGGCGAGGAGGGTCAGGGGGAGAGATGACGGGGTCGCGGGGTTCGGGTTTCCGAGGGAAGGCGGTGGGGGGGCAACTCGCTCCGACAGACCTCCTGACTCCGCTCGCCCGCTTGGGAAGGGTAGGGGGGCACGAGAGGGGCGCCTCCTTCTGTCACACCAGAGACTCGGGAGGGTGCTGCCTCTTCCCTTGGGTCTCCACCCCCCTGCCCTCTGCCCCCCCCACGGGGGCAAATATCTGGGAAATCACCCCCCTCTCTTTCCCCTCAGGGTTAGGAATGAGGGAGAATGCGAGAGTGGGACTGGGGGGTGCGGAATGAGGGTTTGTGTCGGATTCACCATGAACAGAGGGGAATGGAGAGGGCCGCTCAGCCCATCGGGGCTGCATGGTCGTTTGCTGCTATCCTTCAGAGTCCCGACTCCGCCCACTCTGCCTCAGTTCCCAGATGTTGGCACTGATGCCACCCAGTGGCTGCAGCCCTCTCAGGATGTTACAATTCCCCCCATGCCTCCCCCCTGATACCCACCACCCTCGGGATCTCCGCTCCCCTCCTCTTCCAAGGTCTCGAGGATCCCCAGGACTCCCATCGCTCCACCGTTGGTGGCTGTGCCTGCGACCGGAATCCCACCCTTTCCCCAAACCTTCCCAGCCGCCTTTACCCCTCTCCCCCTTTTAGGTGCTCCTTGGTACCTGCCTCTTTGACCCAGTTTTGGGATCCCTTAGTGTAGCATCAAGATGGTTCATCGTCCGGTTGCTGTAGGTGAAGCAACCGAGCGTGTTTTGTGAAGTGGcaggcgctatataaatgcaagttctgttGGATGTTCATTTGGTTGCGTCGTTCTGTTTTTGTGCGGCCCGGCCATTGTCCTAACCTGTGCCTAGGTGAATAAACACAGAGAGCGGCAGAGAATTGCCTACAAAGATGAGACAAACAGCGTTACTGATCCTGGTACACCCTACACCAAGCGAGTGTCCATGGATGGTGACTACGGCCTTCTGATCAGCAAGGTAGAGGTGATGGACGAGAGACCCTTCCTCTGCCAGGTCATTGCCGGAGCGTCTGGGAGCCAGGAAGGGAAGACCCAGCTCAAGGTCTACGGTCAGTGTATCTTCGATAGAGTTTCACATGTGTCAGTGACATAGCACTGAGCTCCCCTTCCCAATCCCTCCCAACGAATCCAACCCCTTCCCAATCCCTTCCAACGAATCAAACTCCTTCCTCATTCCCTCACAATGGATCTAACACTTCCCATTCCCTCCCAATGGATCCACACTATTCCCAATCCCTCCCAATGCATCCAACTTCTTCCCATTCCCTCCCAATGGAtccaaccccttcccattcactcccaatgCATCCAGCCCTTTCCTCATCCGTCCCAATGCATCCAATTCCTTCCCAATTCCTTCCAATGGAtacaaccccttcccattcactcccaatgTATCCAATTCCTTCCATTTCCTCCCAATGCATCCAACCCCTTCCCAATCCCTCCCAATGCATCCAACTCCTTCCCATTCCTTCCCAATAGATCCAACTTCTTCCAATTCCCTCCCAATGAATCCAACCTCTTCTCATTCTCTCTCAACGCaaccaaccccttcccattctctCACCATTTACACAATCCAATGCAtccaaccccttcccattcactcccactcgaTGCAATCCCAATGTACACTAAGCCTCTCTCCATTCACTCCCAATTGATCAGGATGCTGCCGGAGGGTattagagggtatgaactataaagagaggctggaaaaactcaggctgttttccctggagcgacggaggctgaggggagacttgatagaagcctATAACATTGtgaaatgcagagatagggttTGACAGTTAGAATCTTTATCCCTGAGTGGAAATGTGTAATACAAGGGGaaagcatttaaggtgagagggcaaagttcAAAGGGGATGTGAGGGGGAGGTTTTTTTACCTAGAGAGGGGTAGAAGTGTGGAACACACtgacagggggtggtgggggaggcaggggcatttaaggggcttttagattaACACATGgatatacaaggaatggaggggtatggaccaagggctggattgttctatgttccaggcAGACAGTCCTGATGCTGAAactccttcccattcactcccacagtacacaatcccaatggatttTCATCCACccaaaactgcacatccctgggctctatgTTACAATtttccatggtcaatccaccctaacctgtacatccctggacactacgggacaatttcccatggtcaattcaccctaacctacacatccctggacactatgggacaatttcccacggtcaatccaccctaacctgcacatccctggacactatgggacaatttcccatggccaatccaccctaacctacacatccctggacactatgggacaatttcccacggtcaatccaccctaacctacacatccctggacactatgggacaatttcccacggtcaatccaccctaacctgcacatccctgggcactaggggacaatttcccatggccaatccaccctaacctgcacacctttggactgtgggaggaaaccagagcacccggaggaaacccacacagacacggggagaatgtgcaaactccgtacagtcgcccgagggtgtgatcgaacccgggtccctggcgctgggaggcagcagtgctaacccactgaggtATTGCACCACCCCATTGACTCTCgctcccagtatctgcagtcctcacttgtctTCCTTGGCTCCAGGTGTATCCTTCCCCCGAAGGGACAGCCTTTGACTGTGTTTCAGACAATCGGCTGTGAATGCggagctggaaaagctcggcagggtgagacagcatccgaggagcaggagagtccatgtttcGGGACTGACAAAGCGTTTCGATATTTTGTCAACCAGGACCACACTGATAACAAACCGTGGCTTGGTCACGACTCAGTAGACTGAGATATCTTAGGACCTCAGATGCTGACAGCCActgtccctccctcccccccccccctccccgactCACCTCTAACTCTCTCTCGTACAAACCTGTCTCCCACAGATGCTCCGCAACAGCCCGAAGTTGAATCCAACCCAGCCACACTGTCGGTGAACGAGCAGCATCCATCCGAGGTAAGGGCGCGTTCCGAGAGGGATTCCCGGATCTGGGAACGGATTTTGAGTTCTGGTGGTTCAGGCCGGAGGGAGGTTGGAGTCGGGGGACATGGGTGTGGGGCGGGGGGGTGAGGGGGAATTCCGAGAGGGATTCCCGGATCTGGGAACGGATTTTGAGTTCTGGTGGTTCAGGCCGGGAGGGAGGTTGGAGTCGGGGGACAcgggtgtggggctggggtggGAAATCTCAACCACGAGCTCCGATCCATACGATGGCAGACCAGTCGAGCTTTTCCCATTCGCCATTCCTGGATTGTGGACATTATTGCTGGAATTGTACAGGGGGCTTGGAGAGACCAccccctggagtattgtgtgtgtgCAGTTTGTGGGGTGGGGGTCCacacagaatagaatccctacagtgtggaaacaggcccatcagcccaacacctacacactgaccctccgaagagtaacccatcctgaCCCATTCTTCCCACCCTCttatacatttacccctggccaatccatcctaccctgcacatccctgggcactattggacaatttcccatggccaattcaccctaacctgcacatccctgggcactatgggacaatttcccatggccaatccacacaaacctgcacatcccagggcacaaTGGGACAATACCCcgtagccaatccaccctaaNNNNNNNNNNNNNNNNNNNNNNNNNNNNNNNNNNNNNNNNNNNNNNNNNNNNNNNNNNNNNNNNNNNNNNNNNNNNNNNNNNNNNNNNNNNNNNNNNNNNNNNNNNNNNNNNNNNNNNNNNNNNNNNNNNNNNNNNNNNNNNNNNNNNNNNNNNNNNNNNNNNNNNNNNNNNNNNNNNNNNNNNNNNNNNNNNNNNNNNNNNNNNNNNNNNNNNNNNNNNNNNNNNNNNNNNNNNNNNNNNNNNNNNNNNNNNNNNNNNNNNNNNNNNNNNNNNNNNNNNNNNNNNNNNNNNNNNNNNNNNNNNNNNNNNNNNNNNNNNNNNNNNNNNNNNNNNNNNNNNNNNNNNNNNNNNNNNNNNNNNNNNNNNNNNNNNNNNNNNNNNNNNNNNNNNNNNNNNNNNNNNNNNNNNNNNNNNNNNNNNNNNNNNNNNNNNNNNNNNNNNNNNNNNNNNNNNNNNNNNNNNNNNNNNNNNNNNNNNNNNNNNNNNNNNNNNNNNNNNNNNNNNNNNNNNNNNNNNNNNNNNNNNNNNNNNNNNNNNNNNNNNNNNNNNNNNNNNNNNNNNNNNNNNNNNNNNNNNNNNNNNNNNNNNNNNNNNNNNNNNNNNNNNNNNNNNNNNNNNNNNNNNNNNNNNNNNNNNNNNNNNNNNNNNNNNNNNNNNNNNNNNNNNNNNNNNNNNNNNNNNNNNNNNNNNNNNNNNNNNNNNNNNNNNNNNNNNNNNNNNNNNNNNNNNNNNNNNNNNNNNNNNNNNNNNNNNNNNNNNNNNNNNNNNNNNNNNNNNNNNNNNNNNNNNNNNNNNNNNNNNNNNNNNNNNNNNNNNNNNNNNNNNNNNNNNNNNNNNNNNNNNNNNNNNNNNNNNNNNNNNNNNNNNNNNNNNNNNNNNNNNNNNNNNNNNNNNNNNNNNNNNNNNNNNNNNNNNNNNNNNNNNNNNNNNNNNNNNNNNNNNNNNNNNNNNNNNNNNNNNNNNNNNNNNNNNNNNNNNNNNNNNNNNNNNNNNNNNNNNNNNNNNNNNNNNNNNNNNNNNNNNNNNNNNNNNNNNNNNNNNNNNNNNNNNNNNNNNNNNNNNNNNNNNNNNNNNNNNNNNNNNNNNNNNNNNNNNNNNNNNNNNNNNNNNNNNNNNNNNNNNNNNNNNNNNNNNNNNNNNNNNNNNNNNNNNNNNNNNNNNNNNNNNNNNNNNNNNNNNNNNNNNNNNNNNNNNNNNNNNNNNNNNNNNNNNNNNNNNNNNNNNNNNNNNNNNNNNNNNNNNNNNNNNNNNNNNNNNNNNNNNNNNNNNNNNNNNNNNNNNNNNNNNNNNNNNNNNNNNNNNNNNNNcactatgggacaatttcccatggtcaatctaccctaacctgcacatccctggacactatgggacaatttcccatggtcaattcaccctaacctgcacatccctgggcactatgggacaatttcccatggccaatccaccctaacctgcacatccctggacactatgggacaatttcccatggccaattcaccctaacctacacatccctgggcactatggggttaAGTAGcatggcgctgggaggcagcagtgctagccactgctgtatctgaggaaggatgttctggtgataTGTGGAGTGTGGCGAagggtttcccagactgattcccggaaTAGCGGGTCTGATGGATGGAGAGTGGTTGGATCTGTTCGGATCATATtggctggagtttagaagatttggtgagtgggtgagggggtgtgGAGATCTCATCGAAGctgataaaattctaacagggagGGGGCAAAGTCAGGGTCAAAGGAGGAAGGACGTTCCCAAATAAGGGAGAGGTCACAGGATGAGGCATCGGCCATTTTGGATCGAGACAAGAGGAACTGTCTTGACCCATCCTTCCCCGATACCCTGTCCCTTCCCAACAGAGAGTGTCCCCGTCGAGAATGAGTTCAgcatcccaccccccacccccctcaccacCACTGCTGCAGATGGATTGGAGGAGTCCGGAATGTTCTAGaaggagaggaggggggagttcCAGGAGTCGGTGCATCGAGCCCTTCCAAACGGTGACCTCACCGCGATGCCCTGATCTCGTCGGTGGGAGGGGCAGTCCTTCAGGGGGGTGTCGGAGAGTTCCTGACAGCGGGGGTGGTGGGACGGGCGTGGGTGAGcagagacccttcggcccacccatCTCTTCCTATCCCATTTTCTAACGCTCTTCCCCCCGCGGTCCCCGATCCAAATCGGTTGGCACGGGTgtctgtgggggtggggtggatgggAGGTGTCGGACATCAGGGTCNNNNNNNNNNNNNNNNNNNNNNNNNNNNNNNNNNNNNNNNNNNNNNNNNNNNNNNNNNNNNNNNNNNNNNNNNNNNNNNNNNNNNNNNNNNNNNNNNNNNNNNNNNNNNNNNNNNNNNNNNNNNNNNNNNNNNNNNNNNNNNNNNNNNNNNNNNNNNNNNNNNNNNNNNNNNNNNNNNNNNNNNNNNNNNNNNNNNNNNNNNNNNNNNNNNNNNNNNNNNNNNNNNNNNNNNNNNNNNNNNNNNNNNNNNNNNNNNNNNNNNNNNNNNNNNNNNNNNNNNNNNNNNNNNNNNNNNNNNNNNNNNNNNNNNNNNNNNNNNNNNNNNNNNNNNNNNNNNNNNNNNNNNNNNNNNNNNNNNNNNNNNNNNNNNNNNNNNNNNNNNNNNNNNNNNNNNNNNNNNNNNNNNNNNNNNNNNNNNNNNNNNNNNNNNNNNNNNNNNNNNNNNNNNNNNNNNNNNNNNNNNNNNNNNNNNNNNNNNNNNNNNNNNNNNNNNNNNNNNNNNNNNNNNNNNNNNNNNNNNNNNNNNNNNNNNNNNNNNNNNNNNNNNNNNNNNNNNNNNNNNNNNNNNNNNNNNNNNNNNNNNNNNNNNNNNNNNNNNNNNNNNNNNNNNNNNNNNNNNNNNNNNNNNNNNNNNNNNNNNNNNNNNNNNNNNNNNNNNNNNNNNNNNNNNNNNNNNNNNNNNNNNNNNNNNNNNNNNNNNNNNNNNNNNNNNNNNNNNNNNNNNNNNNNNNNNNNNNNNNNNNNNNNNNNNNNNNNNNNNNNNNNNNNNNNNNNNNNNNNNNNNNNNNNNNNNNNNNNNNNNNNNNNNNNNNNNNNNNNNNNNNNNNNNNNNNNNNNNNNNNNNNNNNNNNNNNNNNNNNNNNNNNNNNNNNNNNNNNNNNNNNNNNNNNNNNNNNNNNNNNNNNNNNNNNNNNNNNNNNNNNNNNNNNNNNNNNNNNNNNNNNNNNNNNNNNNNNNNNNNNNNNNNNNNNNNNNNNNNNNNNNNNNNNNNNNNNNNNNNNNNNNNNNNNNNNNNNNNNNNNNNNNNNNNNNNNNNNNNNNNNNNNNNNNNNNNNNNNNNNNNNNNNNNNNNNNNNNNNNNNNNNNNNNNNNNNNNNNNNNNNNNNNNNNNNNNNNNNNNNNNNNNNNNNNNNNNNNNNNNNNNNNNNNNNNNNNNNNNNNNNNNNNNNNNNNNNNNNNNNNNNNNNNNNNNNNNNNNNNNNNNNNNNNNNNNNNNNNNNNNNNNNNNNNNNNNNNNNNNNNNNNNNNNNNNNNNNNNNNNNNNNNNNNNNNNNNNNNNNNNNNNNNNNNNNNNNNNNNNNNNNNNNNNNNNNNNNNNNNNNNNNNNNNNNNNNNNNNNNNNNNNNNNNNNNNNNNNNNNNNNNNNNNNNNNNNNNNNNNNNNNNNNNNNNNNNNNNNNNNNNNNNNNNNNNNNNNNNNNNNNNNNNNNNNNNNNNNNNNNNNNNNNNNNNNNNNNNNNNNNNNNNNNNNNNNNNNNNNNNNNNNNNNNNNNNNNNNNNNNNNNNNNNNNNNNNNNNNNNNNNNNNNNNNNNNNNNNNNNNNNNNNNNNNNNNNNNNNNNNNNNNNNNNNNNNNNNNNNNNNNNNNNNNNNNNNNNNNNNNNNNNNNNNNNNNNNNNNNNNNNNNNNNNNNNNNNNNNNNNNNNNNNNNNNNNNNNNNNNNNNNNNNNNGAGAGGGGATAATTACAGTGTGTGGACGAGGGGAGAGGGGGTGATTACGGTGTGTGggggagggtgagaggggataattACAGTGTGTGGACGAGGGGAGAGGGGGTGATTACGGTGTGTGggggagggtgagaggggataattACAGTGTGTGGACGAGGGGAGAGGGGGTGATTACGGTGTGTGggggagggtgagaggggataattACAGTGTGTGGACGAGGGGAGAGGGGGTGATTACAGTGTGGGCAAAAGAAAAGAGAGGCCTTCACTTATCTGCTGTCATCCGGACGTATTAGCTGAAACCTTCAAGTTTACTTTAGTATAAATGTTTAGAAACATTTTTCCTAATTTTTTGCTGTGTTATGTTAGTTTGCCGGGAAACCTTATGATTTTGTACAGAATGTTACTGACTGTCTTATTGCTGAATTGTTTTAATGGTGTCTGGGGCCGCATTAATTTCTGAGTGTTAAAATGAGTCCCAATGGAAAATATTTTGGGAAGAGCATCGTTGTAGGGAAGCCCAATTATTCCCAATCCCTGGCTCCATCCTTGCACGTCTGtaagtttatttccctcaaatGCCTATCTGATTTCCAATTGAAGCcattaatcttctctgctccgaGCAACCTCATACTTTTGGGTCATTAACACTTGCTGTGCAAGAATTAtatttcttgaccaaaaccttatATCAGTCCCTATAGTCCTTCTATCACTCGATTATGAGCTCAGATCGCTACATGAGACTTGAGCCAATAACCTTTAATGCAGAGTAAAAGACTCACCCTGAGCTAAAACTGAGAAGCTGTACTTCAGGCAATCCTCCTCCCACTCGCCTAGGGCCAGTAGAAATTGAATGCCTCTGACAAGTcagtatgatttttaaaaatgtatattaaTTTTCTGATAAGGGAATTGAATGCTTCCAGTTGTGCTTTTTAATTTGCTCGTGGGCgttgctggttgggccagagtttattgcccatccctagtggcctaaccaatgtcccgaacagctgcatcatgacctcccaattcctgtactcaatactctgaccaataaaggaaagcataccaaacgccttcttcactatcctatctacctgcgactccactttcaaggagctatgaacctgcactccaaggtctctttgttcagcaacactccccaggaccttaccattaagtgtataagtcctgctaagatttgctgtcccaaaatgcagcacctcacctttatctgaattgaactccatctgccacttctcagcccataggcccatctcgtccagattctgttgtaatctgaggtaaccctcttcgctgtccactacacctccaatttcatgtcatctgcaaacttactaactgtatctcttatgctcgcatccaaatcatttatgtaaatgacaaaaagtagtgggcccagcaccgaaccttgtggcactccactggtcacaggcctccagtctgaaaaacaaccctccaccaccaccctctgtcttctacctttcagcc
This genomic stretch from Chiloscyllium plagiosum isolate BGI_BamShark_2017 unplaced genomic scaffold, ASM401019v2 scaf_11577, whole genome shotgun sequence harbors:
- the LOC122547308 gene encoding basal cell adhesion molecule-like, translating into MPEHVDAEVGHPVRIPCSHTISGTSSEIMVEWFIVNKHRERQRIAYKDETNSVTDPGTPYTKRVSMDGDYGLLISKVEVMDERPFLCQVIAGASGSQEGKTQLKVYDAPQQPEVESNPATLSVNEQHPSE